The sequence AATTACTTGCAGACCTTCCCTGAGTCCCACGAACACAGGTGAGGCTCTGAGCAGGCTCTATGACTAACACCACAGAACACATGGATGAGCATTAAGAGTGAGACTGAAAAAGAGGAGGCAGTGAGTGTGGAACTCTGGGGGGACTCCTGTTTTCTGAGAatcaaagagagagaaaaggccTTACGTGAGCGCCGGGATGCCAACGGATCAACCGCTGCGTAGCCAAGATGTTTCCTGCGTGGACAAATGCACCTGCAACAGAGAGACACAGTCAGACTGCAGACAAAGAGCTTCCAGAGCCCTAGCAGAACACAACTGATTTCAGGACTTACAAATCCCAGCTTTCTGTAggcattttcaaaggaaaaattacttcaaatgtTAAAAGCATCTGAACAAAAATGCTGTTAGCAGGAAATAAAAGGGCAATGGATAGACCATGGCAAAAAGTCAAATCTCTGAAAAGATTGCTTCTAGGGTACAAGGCATTTTCTAGCTGCTGAAGGCATTTGTTTTATTACATTTACATTGATATGTTTCCATCAGCAAAGCTAGTAATTATTAAGCACTCAACTGCAAGAATCTGCACTTTGACTTCTGCTAAGCTTTGTAATTCTCTCCTTTGTAAACAATGGAAATGCTCAGTTTTTCCACCCAGTGTTGGGGGACAGTGCAGTGCAGTTATGAGGTGTCCCACAGTGTTCCCTCCTCCTGGGCCCTCTGGAGAGGCAAAGTTAGAACCAAAGTACATTTTCTGTAGGCAATTTTGGCTGGCAGCCAGCGGGCTCATGGTGGGGGGGTGCTGACTCACCCTGCCTCCCATCAACAACCCTTGATCATGAGGTTTCACTGATCCTCCCCTTCTTTCTCCTGGAAAAGTGCCCTGCCCACCTCCTTCTGAAACACTCAACAACTGACGCATATCAGGGGAGAGAAGCTGTGAAGAACCCAATGAAATGCAAATACTCAGACCTACCTTCGACTTTTTTGAACCCATAGCGTTTCCCCGGGCTGCGGCCACCTAGGTTTTTAGAGCTGCCCCCACTTTTCTTAGAAGCCCATCTGACAGCAACCAGGCTTGTATGGTGAGTGGTTAGAACTAGGTTAGGAGAAAGAACAACACCATCAGCTGGAAAAACTATCATATCATACATAATTCCTTCTGTCAGATGTAAAGGGTATCAGTTAAGACAGGCTTTAAAATTAAAGGCAAAGGAAAGCCCTGGGAGAAACAAAAAGTACTTCCAAGATAAATTAGACCAAAATGGTCTAAGTTCCTTGAAAAAAGGCCACATctcaagtgctgctgctgcccaggtaAGAATAAAACTCTCAGCAACCATGTTAAATGATGTGCACAAATTCCTCTTTCATTCTTGTAAAATGCAGCACAGATGTCATTGGTTGCTGTGGATTGCTCTTACAGTGCTTTGAGAAAAGATGGGTTGTGATTTGTTTCAGTTTCCCCTTTGACCAAATGGCATTTACTTACGCAGTTACATCCTGAAATCTTACAAATGAGCAGATTCCAATTCtggaaaatatataaacatcTATGACCAGCCAGAAACAATCTGAGGAGTATCCAGAAGGAGCATAAAGGTTGGACTTGCTGAtattggaggtcttttccaaccttaatgattccgTAATTCTATGATTAAAGGCTCTAAGAAGGAATACAGAGCCCTGGGAGTGGCAAAAAGGGAGTCTGGAGCACAGTTTTTTCCATTAATCATCCCAGTTTAAgggaagtgtttaaggccaggttgaatCTGGGCTTGGtacaacctgatctagtgaaaggtgtctcttcccatggcagggggtaagaactgggtgatctttaagtTCCCTCCCAACCCAAGTCATCATTATCTTAAAAATCTATTCAGTACCATCTCTCATGCAGTTAGGAGACAAACCTAATTTTTCTGAATCCCTCTACTTAGCCCGTTAAGCAGCAGGTTACTGCAGAACAGTGGTTATCTTGTTTCCTTAACCTGAGCAAAACCACTAGATTATATTAATTAAATCATCACGGATACTCAGTGAGCTGGAAATCTCCCACCACTGGAAGTGTCCAGGcacaggctggatggggcttactgcaacctggtctaatggaaggcATCCCTGACCGTGGCAGGGAATTGGAACAAGAAGACCTTTAAGattccttccaacacaaacctgtCCATAATTCTAAGAAATACTGTTGAGGAAAGGGTACAAAACCCCATTAATTTCAGAACATGACCCGAGACTTGACGATTTACAGGAAATTAGACAACGACGAAGTATAGTTACAGTTTCACATACACAAACCCGCCCATCACCACAGCTCCGCCTCAGCTCCAGGCAAAGGCGAAAGCCTTGGCCTCGCAGTACCGGTGGTGACGTCCCACCGGGGGCGCGACACCCCGCGGGGTGACCTCCCTGGAGCACCTTCTCCCAAGCTCATCCCTCCCGCTCCAAGGCCAGATCGCCGCTCCCTACCCCTCAGAGGGTAATGAGCTGACACAGGTCCTAACTCACACAGCCGTCCCAGCGCCGCCATCTTGATGGCTCCGCTTCCCCTGCCTCTCCCCGCTGGGAAGGCCACGCGCATGCGCGCGCGCTGGGCGGCAATTGGTCCGAGCGCGCGCCCTCGCTAGCGTTCGGACCAATCACCGCCCAGTGCATGCGCCTCCGGCCCAACCAGCGGCCGGCGCGGGCTTTCCCCTCAGGCAGGCGCGGGTGCCCCTGAAGAGACGCTGGAGATGGCGGAGAGCGAGTCGGGATCTGTGAGCAGCGAGGAGGAGAACCTGCCCTCCTTCGCCTACCTGCTGCAGCCGTCCCCATGCCTCGGCGAGCCGAGCCGCCCGCGGTCGCCATCTCCTGATCCTGAAGCGGTAGAGGTTGTCAAGATAGTGAGCAGCGGGAGCGAAGAGGTGGATGAAGAGGTGACGGACGTCGTCCCTTTGCATGAGAAGGTCAAGATGAGAGTGGGAGCGGAGCCTGAGCCTTTCAACCTGGGCGCTGGTGATAAAGGAGAGGCATCTGGGCTTTGTGCTAGTGGTGACCTGATGGCTCCTGGGAGCGAAGGGCTTCGGGAAGAACTGACGCCGTCTGGAAAAATAGCTTGTGATAGTGAGAATGGTATACGCAGTGTTGAGCGATCCTTCTTGTGCTCCTTGCCAGTCGACTCTGACAGGCCTAGTAGCCCCCCAGTAAGCAGAGAAAGGCCAGAAACATCGCTGCCTCTCAAGAAGCGACAATATAGCCAGAAGGAAGGGGAGGCAATCTGCCAGAATGCGTGtcagagaaggaaggagcaaGAAGCTaagaggagggagcaggaggaggagaaagagaggaagagagccGTTGCCAAGATGCTGAAAGCTCAGCGGCCAGGAGAGTGCCAGAAATATATAACAGTGGTGCTAGATCCAGGTAGTTGTCctcacagcctgcagctgccttgTACTGACTGTTGTCTCCTCTCTCTGGAGGCCTGACCCGTGCATCGATTTCAGTCATCTTACAGGTAGAAGGTGGCGAGCAGATCCTTAGTGCTTTGCAGGCTGCCAATTATTCCTGTGTGTTTGAGAACCACGCTGTTCCCTGCAGCATCACCTGGAGGAGAAAGATAGTGACATCACAGGTATGTGAGCAAAAATTTGATATTCTTGTCCTTTTCCTCATGTGTTATTTGCAGTCGTTAGTAATTGTATTTAGCAACCCAAGTGAACACCCTCTAATCTCCCTGCTCGTAGGTTTGAGTGGGAGTCTGAGTGAATTCTAAACAGACTGTGGCCTCTTTGTTTTCATATCTGAACAGATGGGAGGAGGAGATGAATGGACAGAAGAACCAaatgttctggttttgcttGGCTTGGAGGAGTTTTTGTCCATGGCTCACAGCTACAAGCAAGTGAGAATGCTTATGACTTTTGTGCTCCTGAACATGCCTTGATGTAAAACAGGTGTTTTGTCATCCCTCTTAGTGGCAGGAAGGTGGGAGGAATGCAAGGTTTCACTGAAACAGAAATCTGGGTGTAGAAGCCATTAATGGACTGTATAATGTAAAGTTCTGACAAGCTTTCTTCTCTAGTTAAAATTTTTCACACATTCCTCTGAAGAGTTACATTGTTAGATCaagtgggtttattttttttctccttctttctgctCTAACTTTACATGAGATCAAGTATTGCCTATTTGCCCTGAAGAGCAAGGGTGAACTTCAAGACTCATCTGCAGACATACAACCAGGGCCATAATTTGCTGTGCTTCTCTGTATACCTCAAAATTGTTTAACTCCTTATTTTTCCCATTCATCTTTGTAGAATGCTGATGGCtgtgcagaaaagcagaaggagacCCTGCAGAGCTATGTATCTCATATGATGGAGAAAATGCCTGGGAGAATTCTGGCTCTGGCAGTAGTTGgagtagaaaattatttcaggtcAGACTTCTTCCCTCcaaatgtttctgtgttttctccGGCCTTGAAAAATGCCATAGGTGTTTATGTTAATTCCTTCTAGCAAAGACTGGAGTATAAGATGTATTTCCAGGACTGGAACACTTTTTATACATAAACAGAAGCAAAGGTCCATCCAGACTGTCACCCCAGTCTTACTTTACTCTTTTTAGGTCTCTCCAAGTTCAGCCAAAACAAAGGCTGCGACAGACAGCAGCAAGTGGGAATCAAGAGAAACGGggaaaaaggagtaaaaaagaGGTTAAGGATTCTGGCCTGGACTTATCCAGAATGGATGTAAAAGAAGTGAGTGCTTTTAAAACACATGCAGCCATCATCTCTTGTCTCCCAGTATTTGAACATTTGGCCCAGTCAcacagttttttgggggggagtaTGTGGCTTTCATTATTCATTAGTCCATCAGTCTGTGGACAGAGCTCTTTGGGTTCAGCTCCCCACTGCTTAGTCATGTACCTGTTCCCACACAGACTGATGTGTCTCATTCACCCGGATACTGATGTCAGTCTCAGCACCTCTTGCCCTTCATGGCCCATTGGCAAAGCCCACTGGTGGTGGCCTGTTCATAACAAGAGCCACAGAGGAGCTGAGGCAGCTCAGAGGACACTGAGGTGATATTAACTGTCAGGAGACAGACTGCCCCATAATACTTCAGTGTCTTAAGTTAACTGTTCCCAAAATAGAGAGAGAGCGAAGGTTCTTGTCCTACAGCAGGATGTTTGTGACCCTTTTATGCTTCAGATGAAAATGGAATTTGATGCAACAAGACTGATTGTGCCATTTGTTGTTCCCAATGGTGATACAGGCCCTGGTGGATCTGCAGCTGAGCACACAAGTCCAAATCAGCATTTTTGAGAGCAGTGAGGAGCTTGGGGAGTATGCCACTATGTTCACAAAAGCTGTGGCTGAGGCACCATACAAGTGAGTAAGCAGAGGAGGTTTGGCCCTACCTTTGGAGAGGCTGCACTTTCAGCTACTGGGAAGGAATAGCAGGTACAACACTGGGTATAATGGTTCTTAAAGGTGCAGGTGACAGAGCATCTGCTATTGCAGCTCCTTCAACACAGGACTTATTATTGAAATTGATGTCCTGCCCACAGAGGGGTCAGGATAGACCCTAGTTTCATAGTcacaggctggtttgggttggaagggaccttaaagatcatctaatccaaccccctgccatgggcagggacaccttccactacactGGGTCGCTTAGCGCTCCATCTAGCCTGACACTGAACACTTCTAGAGATGGAGTATTCACAACTTCTTTGGGTATCTGCATCTTCTTTGGGCAATTTGTTCTGGTGCCTCACCGCCTTCAGGTTTCACACTGGAGCCTTGACATCAAGTAGAGCTCTTGTTCTGGGTCAGATTTTTGGAGTGGGAAGGGAATGCAAGTAGGGTTGGCTCTTAGAGTGTCAGCTTTTCTTCAGTGTGTAACCAAGAGACATGCCTGAGAATGAACCACTTGACTCTTTCCACTGATAAGGGAGGCCAGCAGCTTGTTGCATAGTGACAGCTAAGAAAGCCATCTTGGGAAGTCTCATGCAATCCTGGCATTcctgtcacagcagctgctggattttcaTGTCAGCTATGACAAGAGAGGAGCTGTCATTAAAAATGACATCTAAAAGTGCTTTATTATGGTTGACAGCCATAAGGTGAATTCTTGTTTACCACTTTGTCTGCAAGTTGGCTTGTGTCAGAATTGCTGCTGACTACaagattgtttctttttcagtagCAATCTGGGTCTTAAAGAAGTTGGTACTCCTTGTAAAGAAAACAGGGTCAAATTATTCATGTTTCCTTTGATGGCAGTTGTGTCTCTGACAGTTCAGGTGAGGGACGGCACTCTGGCTCTGTGACTTCAGATGGCAGGGACAGGATTTTCTTCACAGCCTCATTGTCTCATTTGCTTCCTCATTCCTTGTTCTCCCTAGGCGAGAGCGAGAGAACACAGGGTTCCCTTTCTACTTGGAGAAGGACTGTTGCAGAGGGGTGAAGGTGGATTCTTCCGGAAAGGGTCTCTTGAAAGTTTGGAAGAGGCAGATACAGCAATTTAACCGTGTCAGCTCTGAGATGGCTGAGGCTATCGTGTCTGCCTACCCCTCCCCCCAGCTTCTGATCCAGGTGAGGATGCCTCAGGGATACCCAGCACTGTGTGCAGGTAGCCAGCTCATGCAGGGAGTGGAAGAAGTAATTTAATCAGTATTAAATTAGACACAGTGATTCTGCATGAGTGGTTCAGTAACTTAGCGAAGGAACTGATTCCTTGGCATCCACTGTTAAGGCTTCCCAATGAGGAAGTAGCACTGGCTCCACTCTCCAAGCTCACAGATGGGATTTGGACAGAGACCAGGTGAAAAATGAGTGGAAAATGTGGAAGGGCAGAGCAGGTACAGGTGCATAGCTTTGATTGGTTTTTTGAGCAATGGATGCAAGCGGGTGATCCCATTGTTGCCTTTGTGTTACTTTTAGGCCTATGAGAGATGCTCTTCGGATCAGGAGCGGGAGAACATGCTGGCCAATATCCCTGTGCACCGTGGGGAGGGGGTGACGGCCACCTCCCGGCGCATTGGGCCGGAACTATCCCGACGCGTATATCTGCAGATGACTTCCCATGATCCTGACCTCTGTCTGGATTTTACTGGGTAGCACAGTGAAAAAGAGTTGTACTGTTTGTTCAGTTAAGTGTTCAGTTTTGGATTTCACTGGGTAGCTCCAGGGAATAAGGGTTTTTACCATTTGTCTGGTCAAGTTTTCAGTCTTCTTCTGTGAAGAAGTGCTTAGATAACACTCAGTGATCCTTGTTTAAAGACTTGAAGCACATTTAGACTTTACTGTGGCAGGAAAAAAGTTGGATAAAGTTGCTGAATAGCAGGAGTTTACAAAAGAAAGATGGTGAACATCTTCCCTAAGCACATGAGTTGCACACAGCTTATATAGTACTgatattgttttatttgtttttctataaaataaataattttgaagaataACCTTTGGTTCTTAACATGGCGTCTTGAATATAGACTGGTATGTCCTCTGTTGAAAGGAACACTTCCTGTTGCTCTCCTGAACTGCAAGGACTTACCTTCTCCCTCCTTTGGGACAAATACTGAAGCTAGAGCAACATGGTGCTGCCCCCCCAGCACCTGCTCTAGCGAAGTGAAAGAACTTTACATCACAAAACGTTGTTCTGCTGTAGCAGGTGGGAATGAGTAAGACTAATTTTCAGATACAAGTTTAGAGTGCTCTGATTCAGTCTCCAGACAGCTTAATCTAGAGAGAGTCTTGAAATCTGATTATATGTGCTGGAATTATGAGGTCTGAACAGTTGGCggaaaaatcttccttttaatTAGATTGGGGATCACGGCCTGTCCATGCAGCCATCAGCACTTGTGTGCACACAAGGATAGTTGAGGGTTTTTTGTAACAGCATTGCTGAGATGAGCCCTCAGAGAATTAAACTGCATCCCATGTGTGGAAGTTAACTCTTTGGAACCCTGCTGCCTCCAGTGGAAAAATCCATACCTGCCCTACTCATTCCAGGCATCCAGCTGGAGCCCTGGCCTGACCAGAAGTGCTGCTGACCTGAATCTATAAACTCTGTAAGCCCGTGCTCACCAACCCATGCAACACTCATCTGGATGCTGGCAGGAAGGGCTGCAtgaaggaaacattgctttagATGCTGTTTGTAATTTTCCTGAACGTTTCTGGATAGAGAGTAAGGATATTTTGAAGAATGGGATGAGTTAGACACCCAAAGCAAAGCTTAAAGGTGTTTGAAGGAAGCTTTGAAAACATGCACCCTCCTAAGGCAGAggcagcttttccttcctttaatCTGGtacttgtgctgctgctctctcctgtGTGACATTCAGGCAACCATAATCTTACCACTGGGTTACAGAAAAATGAAGGTTTACTGCTGTGATGATTTCCCCATAGCACTGCTCCTGGCAGCAATAATCCCAGGTATGAGAAGAGGGAACGATTCTGGAGACCAGTGTAGAATGTCTCAGAGTCTGTAGCACAGATATTTGCTGAAACTTGCACTTCATTTTAAATACTCACTAATCCCTTAAGGATATGAAAAACTTCTGCTTGATGGAAGttaaggaaattttaaaattaattatttttagtaattttaaaggaaattctcAATAATTCACAGACTATTGCAGAGGTGAGTTTTCCTTTTGAGGTGCAAACCACCAAAcctcccagccttcccccagCCTGAGGCTTcccctttcctgccagcagtgctCCCACAGTGCCACCCAGcgctgcttctgcagctgcagcaggcaggaattATTCCCATGTACTTGGAAATCATTTGTGGCTGTTCCTAAAAGGcctaattaaaattaaaactatgTTAACAACATAAACATCCAGTTCAGACAAATTGCTGTGAAAACTGTTGTATTGaaaattttcagcttctttcaATAGCACATCAGCCTCTTTGCTCCAACATAGGGATGCACAGCCATCCTACATGCCTGCCATTGTTCTTGGAGTGGGGCCTTGGTGTATTATTCCCATAATGCCATACCACCATTTTTAGCATGAACAGAAATGAGAGCAAGGAATGAATATGTATTAAAACCCTTCCACCTCTAGCTCACAGCTACAGCTGTCTCATCCAGATGATGTGAGGGCTGcttgttcccattcccatagACTGTCAGCTTCCTGTACCTCACAATCCTGGTGGACACAACTTGGAGGCAAGGAGTGGTAACAAGTTTAGGTTAACGTGCACAAGTAATGGGAGTTACAGGCCAACTGAGACACATGCACAACAAAGATAGTTTGAACAAtagctctgctctgtggagtGGACCAGCAAACCAACGCTGACTGGTTCAAAGCAGTTTCATCAGAACACAATTCCATAGGAATTCTGGCTGCGTAGAAGATGGAAGGAGATGCTGACGAAGCAAGTGCCCATCCAGGACAATCACTGGTGTGAGTTGTGATGTAGCATGCTCTGCAGAGTTTTGTggttctgcagagcagccaccaCATCCTCGTAGAGGGTGTTCACGCTGACGCACAGAGGTTGATGCTGCAGCTCCGTCAGCTTGCAGGCAGCCAGAGTACAGAGGATGCAGAACAGCACAAAGAGCAGGACTCTCAGCACTGACCGTGACCACGAGGGCTTGTGCcggaggggctgagggggacGGGAGCTGGAGGCCGGCTCTGCAGTGAAAACATGAACAGGACAGAATGTGAGGAATTAATCAACTATAACAGGCTATCCTCACAAACAAACTGTTCAAGTAAGATACTTAATCCTCTGCTGCACTTggctttttttgtgaattttcatTACTTAGCTCTGATAAATAAGTAGATGTGCAGGATGTAACTGCATAGAATGAAAAGTTTCAGATCCAATTTCATGGGCAGCAGTGAAGAGGTTGTAAAGCACCTCTGTGTTGCAAAAGATCTGATTATGCAAATGTAGCTCAGTagacttaagaaaaaaatgagtggAGGGAAGTTCTCATTAGGAACAGCTGGAGAACTTCCTGACTTGTAGCTCCACAGTTCATGGGAACACAGGAAAAGGGGtaaagggcacagcagcagagttTCTCAGAACTCCTATAAGTTCCACCCTACTGTCTCCCACCATCTCTCACTCTCCCAGTACCTGGGCTGCATGAAAGCAATTCGGGCAGCATCACAATCTGATGACAATGAAACCTGACACAATCCCACCCAAAATGGACACTACTTACTTCGGGTGTGCactgtttccttttttgttttcttttccatctcctGTTTTGCAGCTTTCTGAGCATCGTACTCCCGCCTTCTGCgctctttttcctctgccttctctCGTTTCCGCAGTTCTCTCTCCAGAGCCTCCTTTGCTCGCTGTTCTGCTTCACGCTTCTTCTCCATTTCTGGGGGTTAACAGCAAGTTTTCCCCTTTTATGTAAAGGGTTGTCATTGCCATTTTCCTTATTACCTTATTATCCTAACTGGAATGAGGAAACCAATTAAACAACTATcctcttttttatatttttatttagtattACATACCTTgcattttgctgtgcttttctttcatgttttataGGTAACCTATAGCACATTCCATCTAGAGATTTAACTATTCCTCAGGCCAAGAAATCACATACACTACCCCCCTGCTATATTTCTCCCTCCAGCCCTTTTACCCTGCTATTCCCTGAGTACTTTGGGTTTGGGTGGCTACAAGTATGTGTTAGACAGCAGCTTATTAGATGGTGATCAGAATTTTTGGATGTGTTAGACAGACCAAGAGCAGTCCCAGACAGCACATGGGGGCTCTTTGTCCCTACCTCTCTCTGCCTGGAGTTTCCGCTGCCGTTGTCGATCTTGCTCAGACTGGATTGCTTTCATGTGCTCCAGTACCTTAAATAGCCAAGAAAACAACCTGAGGGCTGTGCAGAAGCCTAGTGGCACAGTCAGTTCAGAACAGAACAGATGGAGTATGGCTTAGaacaggcagctggggctgatccCCAACCCTCACCTATCCCTACAGCTACAGCACTGAAAAGAACTCACAACTTGTGCGAGTCTCTgttgttaaaaaacaaatactcccattaaaaacaaacatggCAAACTGGCGTTCAGTGATACCAAGGATCACAGAACATTTCTATTTATGTTTGCCATAACTTCTCCAGAGCTTTTTGTACTATCAGTACATGCATGGATTATTATGTCTGATTATGCCTCTATTTTCTTGGGAACCAGCATTTAATCTTCTCTTAACTCCACTAATGGAGAAGCATCCTCCTCAGCCAGGTGTTTGCTCTCCACAGCTACAGCAATAGGGGAGTCAGTGCAGTGGACCTGTACCTCACTCCTGAAGAAACTtcaggctcctgcagcagatGCCCAGCTTGCTTAGCAGAGGAAGAATCACTGGCAAAgccatgaaaggaaaaaaaattagaataaaaacaGACTCCTTACCTTGACAGCAGCCTGCTTACACTGCTTCTCATCCAGACAGTCTCCTGCCACTTTAGCCAGGACAGGATCCAGGGGATTGTCCTTCAGATCCAGCCACTTCAGGTTCTGCAAAAAGGCACAACAAAGGGGAGGCTGTAAGAGCACAGCAGTCTTGGA comes from Vidua macroura isolate BioBank_ID:100142 chromosome 19, ASM2450914v1, whole genome shotgun sequence and encodes:
- the MRPL27 gene encoding 39S ribosomal protein L27, mitochondrial isoform X1, which translates into the protein MRVAFPAGRGRGSGAIKMAALGRLFLTTHHTSLVAVRWASKKSGGSSKNLGGRSPGKRYGFKKVEGAFVHAGNILATQRLIRWHPGAHVGMGRNKTLYALEDGIVRYTKEVYVPPPRSSESRDVICQLPKGAILYKTFISVVPTTEVGSFKLVTML
- the MRPL27 gene encoding 39S ribosomal protein L27, mitochondrial isoform X2, yielding MAALGRLCELGPVSAHYPLRVLTTHHTSLVAVRWASKKSGGSSKNLGGRSPGKRYGFKKVEGAFVHAGNILATQRLIRWHPGAHVGMGRNKTLYALEDGIVRYTKEVYVPPPRSSESRDVICQLPKGAILYKTFISVVPTTEVGSFKLVTML
- the EME1 gene encoding crossover junction endonuclease EME1 isoform X2, translated to MAESESGSVSSEEENLPSFAYLLQPSPCLGEPSRPRSPSPDPEAVEVVKIVSSGSEEVDEEVTDVVPLHEKVKMRVGAEPEPFNLGAGDKGEASGLCASGDLMAPGSEGLREELTPSGKIACDSENGIRSVERSFLCSLPVDSDRPSSPPVSRERPETSLPLKKRQYSQKEGEAICQNACQRRKEQEAKRREQEEEKERKRAVAKMLKAQRPGECQKYITVVLDPVILQVEGGEQILSALQAANYSCVFENHAVPCSITWRRKIVTSQNADGCAEKQKETLQSYVSHMMEKMPGRILALAVVGVENYFRSLQVQPKQRLRQTAASGNQEKRGKRSKKEVKDSGLDLSRMDVKEALVDLQLSTQVQISIFESSEELGEYATMFTKAVAEAPYKRERENTGFPFYLEKDCCRGVKVDSSGKGLLKVWKRQIQQFNRVSSEMAEAIVSAYPSPQLLIQAYERCSSDQERENMLANIPVHRGEGVTATSRRIGPELSRRVYLQMTSHDPDLCLDFTG
- the EME1 gene encoding crossover junction endonuclease EME1 isoform X1 translates to MAESESGSVSSEEENLPSFAYLLQPSPCLGEPSRPRSPSPDPEAVEVVKIVSSGSEEVDEEVTDVVPLHEKVKMRVGAEPEPFNLGAGDKGEASGLCASGDLMAPGSEGLREELTPSGKIACDSENGIRSVERSFLCSLPVDSDRPSSPPVSRERPETSLPLKKRQYSQKEGEAICQNACQRRKEQEAKRREQEEEKERKRAVAKMLKAQRPGECQKYITVVLDPVILQVEGGEQILSALQAANYSCVFENHAVPCSITWRRKIVTSQMGGGDEWTEEPNVLVLLGLEEFLSMAHSYKQNADGCAEKQKETLQSYVSHMMEKMPGRILALAVVGVENYFRSLQVQPKQRLRQTAASGNQEKRGKRSKKEVKDSGLDLSRMDVKEALVDLQLSTQVQISIFESSEELGEYATMFTKAVAEAPYKRERENTGFPFYLEKDCCRGVKVDSSGKGLLKVWKRQIQQFNRVSSEMAEAIVSAYPSPQLLIQAYERCSSDQERENMLANIPVHRGEGVTATSRRIGPELSRRVYLQMTSHDPDLCLDFTG
- the LRRC59 gene encoding leucine-rich repeat-containing protein 59 isoform X2, whose translation is MHLVKLDLSKNRLQQLPLDFGRLVNLQHLDLLNNRLVTLPVSFAQLKNLKWLDLKDNPLDPVLAKVAGDCLDEKQCKQAAVKVLEHMKAIQSEQDRQRQRKLQAEREMEKKREAEQRAKEALERELRKREKAEEKERRRREYDAQKAAKQEMEKKTKKETVHTRKPASSSRPPQPLRHKPSWSRSVLRVLLFVLFCILCTLAACKLTELQHQPLCVSVNTLYEDVVAALQNHKTLQSMLHHNSHQ
- the LRRC59 gene encoding leucine-rich repeat-containing protein 59 isoform X1 produces the protein MSRGSGKGLSLKDKLDGNELDLSLCDLNEVPVRELAALPKATVLDLSCNNLISLPSDFCSLMHLVKLDLSKNRLQQLPLDFGRLVNLQHLDLLNNRLVTLPVSFAQLKNLKWLDLKDNPLDPVLAKVAGDCLDEKQCKQAAVKVLEHMKAIQSEQDRQRQRKLQAEREMEKKREAEQRAKEALERELRKREKAEEKERRRREYDAQKAAKQEMEKKTKKETVHTRKPASSSRPPQPLRHKPSWSRSVLRVLLFVLFCILCTLAACKLTELQHQPLCVSVNTLYEDVVAALQNHKTLQSMLHHNSHQ